The sequence agtttTAAAACAACATAGATATATCGACGCAATACTATGTCAATGGGTATATACATTATAGATTTGATAAAATTCCTACTGTATTAATACTATAGaatcacataaaataaaatcaagaaTTGAGCAAAGTTTCGTAATTTTCGAGAAAACTTGAACCGATTTTATAATTAAGAATGAAATGCATTCGAGATATTTCAATCTACTTCTTACGTACCATTGATTCCTGTCTACTTAATATAGTTTATTACGGACGTAATTCCTGTTAAGTGAATTATTTCCAACGGTGGATTACCAGCAATCTTTAAGACGTGTTACGTAAAAGTTTACGTAACTTTTACTGGCTCGATAAACAACAACTTTGCAATTTATACCTATGATTGTGCATTGCAAGGAACCTGTCGATTTATTTAACATGCTAATTGCCATCTTAGTTTAtgatacataggtacatttaatCATTTAATTGAGAACTGTAATTATGATCTTTACGAATAAGGCGCCATTATAATTCGTCAAATAAAAATCAGCGGATAAACATTTCGAGAATGTATTGTATAATACTTTCGGTAGTATATTTACATATCCAGTCATGTGGTaaacgtaaaataaaaataataattattaattaataaatcttctaaacACAAATCAACATTTAAAGCTatctacaaaaaataaaacaaagagaTCAGTCCTTAGTGATGGTAGTCGCCGCCATCTTCGGAGCCATCGAAGTGACCTCCGCCGTAACCTCCCTCGAAACCTCCTCCGTAGCTGCTGCCTCCGTAGCTGCTGCCTCCGTAGCTGCCGCCTCCGTAGCTACCACCTCCGTAGCCTCCCTCTAGACCTTCACTTCCGTGGTATTCGTGCTTATCCTCGTGGATGATAGGAACTGGGATTTTGACTGGATAAGGCACGTGTTTCTCAACTTTGTAAGGAATATGCTTCTCGATGTGTACAGGGTAAGGCCTGTCTACTGGGATATGCACGGGGATAGGAACCTTCTTCTCCACTGGGTAAGGAATGACCTTCTCTACGGGGTAAGGCGCTGGCACTGGTACTTTGACGGGGTAGGGCACGGGTTTCTCCACATGAACTGGCACTGGGTTGTCGACGTGCACCTTTACGGGGTAAGGCACTGGTTTCTCCACTGGATAAGGCACTGGCTTCTCAACTGGCACGGGGACTGGCTTCGCAATGTGTACGGGTCTCGGGTGGTCCACTGGCACTTTGACGGGGTAGTGGATGGTCTTCTCGACCGGGTAAGGCACGTGCACTTTGACCGGAACCTTGACTGGGAAAGGCACTTCTTTCTCTACTGGGTACGGGTGGGGCACGTGCACTTCAACTGGCACATGGACATGCTTCTCCACTGGGTACGGGACTTTCTCGTAGACCTTGACTGGATAGGGTCTGTCGACGTGCACTTTGACTGGATAAGGTACATGTTTGGTCACTGGGTACGGCTGGGGGATGTACTCGGGCACTTTGATGGTTTCCTTGACCGGGAAGTGAACTGTTTTCACGACTGGGTAGGGTTGGGGTACGTGCACTTTCACTGGGTACGGGACGTGTTTCGTCACAGGGTACGGGATGTGTTTCTCCACGGGGTACGGGACGGGTACTTTCTTGATTACAGTGATGGTTTTCTCGTGGTGCTCGTGGCCGTAGCTGTCGCCTCCGCCTCCTTCGTAACCGCCGAAGTCTCCACCACCGCTGCTTCCATATCCACCGTCCCCTAATCCCCCGTGGTCGCCGTAGTACTCCGAGAGTCCTCTCTTGTCCTGTTTCTTGTTTTCTTCTACCGGTGTGGATTCAGCCTTGGTGTCTTTTTCCGCCTTGTCCTCTGCCGTGGCCAGGCTTATAGCCACGGCCAGGATAAAGGAAGTTCTCTGGAAACacacaattatttatattatgaatcgttttataaCACGCAAATTCCAACTGCTtatgagataataataatttgaaaaaaaaagattaaattcATATTAAATTGCATcacatttaattattaaacaTTCTCTTTAATGCCATAATAAGATCGGACTAAATGGCCGTTAAGAAATATTTTCGTTTTTACATTCATGTTCGTTAAGAAAAAGTTGCATATGCTTTAATTGGAGATGAAATTATGTATGCAAATTTTTTATTggttttgttttgttattatttgtttgtaTAGTACTAACCAATAGCCTCATGTCGCTGGTTTGATAGTCAGCGAAGGCTGTGCAGGAGTGTGCCGTGAGAGTGGAACTCCGTGGTTTTATACTTGGTAGTAAGTTGTTTCGTCGATCACTGAGGCAAATACTTTCACTCATACACCCATATTATATACCCATACATACACGCGTGTGTGTGTaaaatgttacaatttttttttcttttaagatggtcagaaattattttataatttggtTTGTTAATTAGATTGCTTAATTTTGTTTGGgttcaattaaatatttaagacAGTAGCGAAAATTAATGTAATATTGAGTAAATCTGGAAAGAATTTAatcatacaaataataataagcatCCAAAAGTCACTTACCTTACTTACTACATCCAAAGCCATCAATGAAACAAATAATAGATAACAATAGAAACAAATAATAGATATTTCGATTattaatatgtaagtattttaagAAGGTGAAATGAGATGCTGAGTTCAAATAATTTTGGCATAATTGGCAGACTAtgtgattacctaatttttaagacccccatgtatataatatacatgtacctaacatatctgagcaaaataaataaatgattatgattatgaataaCCAGACATCCAAATCTTTAAGTTTTTGGTTAACAGATGTGATACCAGAGTTCGAGGACATAGTAAATCTACCTttgcacatcatcatcatgatgatcaacccatcgctggctcattaCAGAACAtgagtctcctttcagagtacGAAGGGTtattagccatagtctaccgcactgcccaagtgtggattggcagacttcacacacctttgagaacattatggagaactctcaggcttgcgggtttccacacgatgttttccttcaccgttaaagcaacacgtgatattttaattacttaaaaacgcacataatataactccgaaaagttagaggtgcgtgcccggaatcgaacccccgcactccgattaggaggcgacGTCCTTAACCACTTAACTTGGCTATCACCTTTGCACATCCTTGTCAAATTACCACGACGTAAGATTTTCTAAATATACTGTGTCCTAGCTtatttatgcccgcgacttcgtccgcgtggactacaaattttCAACCccatattttattgaattttaaacaatcctttcttagcagatgtctacgtcataatagctgttatctttatgccaaatttcagcccgaaagtttaaactgtgcgttgataggtgagcctcgatagctcaacggttaaaggagcggactgaaaaccaaaaggtcgccggttcaaatcccatccgttgcactattgacgtacctactcctagcacaagctttacgcttaatgggaggggaaaggggaatattagtcagcaattaacttggctaatattctttttttatataaaaaagatcagtcagtcactttttccttttatgtatttagattaattttacatttttagacTTTTTATTATGGTGGTGCGTGAGGTGTGGGTAAATGAAATCCCGTATTCTTCTAACCACCGATCTGTATTTCTTGTGAATTTGTATATACACACAAAGATATTATACTATTTACAACGTAACTATATATAcaacaaacttgaagaataacAAAAGGCCCGCGGTTCGATAAAAacagaattaaattattataacgcGTGTCTGGCGTGCGGCCACTGAACATGCGTGGACACGGTGTCGCAGTGGCGCGTTGGAACAGACTGGCGGGTTGCAATTTATTAGGTCGGCATCGATATTCGATGCGCGGGCGCAGGCGGGTGCAGGCGGGACGTCACACGAACCGGTTTATGTAGTTAATTTCATACaggagcggcggcggcgcgcataCTAGCTCTGCACGCGACCTGCGGTCTATATAtgaaaggtgtgtttgtttgtagtttgTGTATGTGAAttttagtatgtatgtatgatagTATGTTTGTTTGAAAGTGTGTGAAAGATCCCCATATCACTCCCCCCCGGGAGGCCGTACTTACGGACGATAAAAGTCTGGGAAGTTAACGTGTCTACCGGACCTTGTTGTTCGAGGTAAGTCCGAGCTGTTACCCGTTGAGTTATCGGTGACTGGAGGACTACTTTCAGTGCGTGTAGTGTGAGGCGGATCGGTGTTCAGTATATAGGCCGGTTTCAGGCGGTCTATTGAAACTGTCACCTCTTTGCCTTTCACCCTTACCTTAAATACTTTATCGCTTCTTTCGATGACTTCGTGGGGGCCGGAGTATGCAGGATGGAAAGTACTTTTTACCGCGTCTTCTCTGATGAAGACGTGACTAGCAGTGGCAAGATCCTTAtaaacaaatgttttatttttgttatggcGCGAAGCGGGGCAAGGTTGTAGTCGTTGACAAAATGAACGCATTCTGGCTGTAAAGTCAGTTATGTCTGTTGTAGTGTTTGTTTTACTGTCAAAGAATTCGCCTGGGAGTCTTAATGGCTCTCCATAGACGAGTTCTGCTGAAGAACACTGCAGATCAGCTTTAAAGGCACTTCGTATGCCTAATAGCACTAGTGGTAATGATTCTGTCCAGTTACTATCGGCATGGCATGTAATAGCGGTTTTTAGCTGGCGATGGAATCTTTCCACGAGGCCGTTGCAGGCGGGGTGATAAGCCGTGGTTTGACGGTGCTTGAATCCAGCTATCTTGGACAAGTAGCTGAATAGTTCCGAGTGGAATTGCCCCCCCCTATCTGTGACGACAAAGGTCGGACTGCCGTGTCTAGCGATCCAACCTGATAAGAATGCCTTGGCCACCGTTTCAGCCGTGATATCCACTATAGGAATTACCTCTGGCCATCTCGTAAATCGGTCCACTGCTGTTAAGCAATAACGGAAACCGTTCGAATAAGGAAGTGGACCAATAAGGTCGATATGTACGAAAGAAAACCTGGCTCGAGGTAATTCGAATGTGCCTAAAGGTGCTGACACATGACGGTGTACCTTGGTGCGCTGGCAAGACAAACACGTGCGCGACCATTCTCGGCAGTCCTTCCTGATGGCTGGCCAAACGAATCGCTGTGCAATGAGTTTAGCGGTAGCGTTTGCGCCAGGATGACTTAAGCCATGAAGGCTGTCGAAGACTTGCTTACGTAAGGATAAGGGAACGAAAGGTCTGGGTGTGCCAGTGCTTACGTCGCAGAATAATTCGACATCGCTTCCAGGTTCCTTTATTTTGTCGAAACGAAGTGAAGATTCTTCGTTAAGAAGTTGTAAAAGTTCGGAGTCTTCCGATTGAGCTTTGGCAAGTACTTCGAGGTCAACTGGACTTTGTATTCCATCTACACGGGACAAGGTGTCTGCGACAACGTTGTCCTTGCCGGATATATGACGAATGTCACTCGTGAATTGAGATATGAAGTCCAGGTGCCTATACTGACGCGGCGAACAGTTATTCTTCCGTGTGTGGAATGCATAACATAAAGGCTTATGGTCAGTATAAACTACGAAGTGTCTAGCCTCGAGCATATGGCGGAAGTATTTTATTCCTTCATATATCGCGAGTAGCTCGCGGTCATAGGGCGAGTACTTTTGCTGTGAAGGGCTAAGCTTCCGTGAAAAAAATGCAAGAGGTTGCCAGGCGTTATCTTTGTATTGCTGTAGCACGGCACCCAACGCTAAGTCAGATGCGTCTGTGACAAGAGCGAGTTTGGCTTCGCAGTCGGGGTGTGCTAATAAGGCGGCGTTACAAAGACTGTCCTTGGATTGCTCAAAAGCTGTTAGGGCGTCGCCTGTCAAGTCTACTGGATGTGAGGGTTTAACTGAACCAGAGAGTAGGGCGTTTAAAGGGGCTTGAATTTTTGCGGCGTTAGGTATGAATCGCCGATAAAAATTGATCATGCCTAAAAATCGCCTAAGTGATTTAATAGTCTTTGGTATAGGAAATTCCTTAATAGCTTGGACTTTGGACTCGAGTGGCTTAGTACCTGCTGCAGAAATGTGGTACCCTAGAAATTGAACCTCCGAAGCGCCAAAAACACACTTGGAAGTGTTTACTAAGACACCATATTTTTTCATTCTATCGAAAAGTATTTCTAAATGATTTTCGTGTTCTGTGGCGTCCCtagaaaatactaaaaaatcaTCTAAATAACAATAGCAAAAATTAAGCCCTCTGGTCATTTCATctacaaatctttgaaaagtttGACCCGCATTTCGGAGTCCAAAGGTCATAAATGGGAATTCATAAAGTCCGAATGGGGTTGTAATCGCCGTTTTTGGGATATCCTCTTCAAACACTGGGATCTGGTTATAGGCCTTGACTAAGTCGATAGTAGAAAATACTTTACATCCTGATATACTATGAGCGAAGTCATGGATATGTTTAATAGGGTACTTATCTGGGATGGTACGTGCGTTGAGCTGCCTGTAGTCCCCGCATGGCCGCCAGCCGTTGTCTTTCTTAGCGGCTAGGTGCAGGGGAGATGACCAGGCACTCTCGGACGGTCGTGCGGTCCCGTTGCTCAGCATTTGCTCGAATTCCTGCTTCGCGATTTTTAATCTGTCCGGGGCTAACCTGCGAGGGGAACATGATATCGGGGGACCGGGTGTAGTGCGTATGTAGTGTAGTGTATTGTGTATAGTGGTGGTAGGTGCGCCGGCCGGTCTTGTTATTTCCGGATATTTAGCTAAAATGGAATGGTATCGTGTGTCGCCAGAAGGAATTTTTAcagaattaatattattaacattcTTATCTATAAAAACAATAGTCGACAATGATGTTGTGTTATCGATTAAACGCTTATTTTTAACATCTACTATAAGATTATAATAACACAAAAAGTCTACGCCAATAATGGCTCTCGTTACATCGGCTACGATAAAATTCCAAGTAAAGTTCCGGCGTAAAttgaaatttaactttaaatgtACATACCCGTAGGTTTCTATTACACTACCGTTTGCCGCCGTGAGTTGAAACATCGTCTTGGCTCGTCGGTCACGAAACGCACTACGTGGGAAAACGCACACATCACTACCGGTATCCACTAAAAAGTCTATTTTTGAGTTGCAGTCGGTGATGAACAGGCGACCCGGTGACGTAGGTGAGCGGTCGTCGGCCGCCATTACCGACCGCTCTGTTGGTTTCCCGAGGCGAAGTTGCAGGGTTTGACGCATTTCGTCGCTTTTGACCCGAACTTGGCGTGGTACCAACACTCTGGGTACTTCCTGTAGCTTGACTGGGAGCGGTTGCGCCGATTACTGGTGGAACGCTCTCTCTGCCGGGACTGTCTGTTTTGTCTGTTCAGCTGCATGGTTAGGTTTTTGACTGCCTCCTTTAGTTCGGCTATCTCCAACGCCATGGACTCGACGCTATGGACTGAAGCTGCCGGAGCGGCAGTGGAGGTGGAAACCTGCGGAACTGGCGAGACAATATCACAAACGCGGTCGGCCAAGTCCGCCAAATCCTCGAGAGATCCTGCTGGTTGCGATGCTATAAGGGTCTGGATGCTGGCGGGAAGTCTGCTGCACCAGATACTCTTGATGAAATCTTCGGGCACGGAAGATCCAGCTAAGCCTAGCAAGTGGCGCAGGAACTGCGATGGCTTCCGGTTGCCCAGTTCCTCGTGTTTGAGGAGTTGTTGGATCTTCCGGTCACGCGATGCAGACAGCCGCTTTATCAGCTCCTCCTTTAATTTAGTGTACCTGTTTCTGTCGGGTGGTGAGGTAATTATGTCCTTCACTTCCTTGGAGTATTGACTGCTAAGGTtgctagtaatataatagaaTTTGGTGTTTTCAGACACCACTCCTGCGATCTCGAACTGGCCCTCGATTTGTGCGAACCATAGCTCCGGGTCTTCTGGCCAGAAGGGTGGTATCCGGATTTTCATATATTCCGACGGGGCACGTTTTTTTCGTGGGCGTACTGTAACGTGTTCCCCACCGTCGGATCTCACCGTCACATCGGATCCACTATCGCTATCTTCAAGGTTGGCTTCCGGCGCAGCCATTGTTCGCGGGGTCACCAGTTTATGGTGGTGCGTGAGGTGTGGGTAAATGAAATCCCGTATTCTTCTAACCACCGATCTGTATTTCTTGTGAATTTGTATATACACACAAAGATATTATACTATTTACAACGTAACTATATATAcaacaaacttgaagaataacAAAAGGCCCGCGGTTCGATAAAAacagaattaaattattataacgcGTGTCTGGCGTGCGGCCACTGAACATGCGTGGACACGGTGTCGCAGTGGCGCGTTGGAACAGACTGGCGGGTTGCAATTTATTAGGTCGGCATCGATATTCGATGCGCGGGCGCAGGCGGGTGCAGGCGGGACGTCACACGAACCGGTTTATGTAGTTAATTTCATACaggagcggcggcggcgcgcataCTAGCTCTGCACGCGACCTGCGGTCTATATAtgaaaggtgtgtttgtttgtagtttgTGTATGTGAAttttagtatgtatgtatgatagTATGTTTGTTTGAAAGTGTGTGAAAGATCcccatattattacagtttatttatcatattatttttatatttttacatacattctACATATGTTACAGTCTACTTAAGATTATAGCGAATGTTGAATCACCATAAAAAGGGTGTACGAATACGTCTGATAATAACgtaataatgtatttttgaaCTACTTTGTACTTTTGTAACTTTACTTTACGTTTATATAACAATTCTTGGCTgcagattaaataaaataaaataaaacaccgATTTTATGTGTGGTTGGTTACCTTAAAAATTTTCAATAGGGCTtcagaaacagtttaaaaaccATCATTCCACTTACACAAGTGGCACAATCAAGACTCAAACTCATGTACTAgctaacgacctccctggtgcagtagCGAGCGCTGTGATTTTATAactgggaggtcccgggttcgataccTGGCAGAGGATATTTGggaatttaaaatttctaaatagtcatatcggcagtggcgtgcagctcatagaagcataaacgcactgcttacccccattgtaagaaatcaatgcttactttttcattgtaacctgccgtaaaacaagttcatacctaaatgcatacccttgcttgaactcctgtgcacgccactgcatatcGGTCTGGTCCGGTGGGAGGCTTATGACGTGGCTAGTAACCTTTTTTTATCGttgggaaatgcatttacgcatccctCGCGTGAACGGgcaaggtatgtgggactcggcAGCCGAGAGgggaccggaatacccactaaaacggCGGGCCCTCTTGCGCTGCgatggcgactgggtcacgccacggtccagcggttccctgcgactcgtctgatgtcgtccgtccacctagtggggggtcttcacACACTGCGTCTTGCGATCGTCGATATATCTATGTTGCGTCGTGCGAGCTCGCCATTCTTagtaccccaacgtctatcggttttacgatctatgtgccctgcccattgccacttcagcttcgcaacccgttgagctatgtcggttactctacttctcctacggatctcctcatttctgatttgatcacgtagagaaactccaagcatagctctctccatcgcacactgagtgactctgagctttcctaTGAGGCCCATAATTAACTTATAATGGattaaaaaaagcttttaaaaaccACTAATTTCAGAGTTACTATTTTTCGACAGAGTTTAAGCACATGTCATTgtttatcttctctatatataacaatgaatcgctaaatgtgttgctgatcgcaaatcttgagaacatctgaaccgattttgctaattatttttttataatattccttgaagtaggtacgaggatggttcttacggagagaaaaatttaaaaaaaatactgaaaaagaatcggctgtttggcggtacgaagttcaccgGGGCAGCTGTAGTATCTTAATAGTCTATGACGTAAGTACTTCAAGTGCTTACCTACTAAACAACAAAAACATAACGGCATTTCTAAGCTTCGATAAGTCACTGAGTCAGATTACGTCTTTATAAGCACCATTTTATCAACCATCAGTCTGCCATCTTCAGGTATTATCTTGCCTGATGCCACTCTTTGTAATCAGAAATTATGATAATGTCTTATATTAAGCACTTATACTCAAGCCCGTACCGGTATGATAACTTGAAGATAAGTTTTATCACAAAAACAGTGAAAAATACAATGATTGTCTAAATTCgatgtaaataaatagattcaGTTATCAAGAAATGAATATTGAGTGATTCACTTATATGCCCACGAAtacatccgcgtgaatttagatttttttaaatccggtgggaactcttttttaaATCGCCATATCTCGGTCAATTTTTAATCTCAATCcaattattaaaacaataaaatattaaaattataaatcaaaaatatcatcttagggaactctttgatttttcgggataaaaagtagcctatgtccgtctctaagatgcaagctatctctgcgcCAAAATACATATATGATTCGCGAAAAATCGCGACTAATTTATCCATGCTTCAAAATATcagtggaaattctttgatatcCGGGACAAGAGTTGTCTTTATTACGCCCTTCCTTGGGATTCCCAAAGAAGGACGTAATATAGACTACTCTTGTCATCCAAAAGTAATCCCAAATTGGGATTCAAGCTACACTATCTCCATACCGAACTTTGTCAAAAACGGTTGCATATATCTGTAGCGACCTAACAAAGTTATTATTTCCAGATGTTAACAACATTTCTGGTTGGTTACTGATTATAAATTAGCAATAGATTACCATTTTATTAGCTTCTAGCAAAATCGGTAGTATGTACAGCATTAATATGCAATgttctgaataaaaatataagtataggcTATCAATCAATGGTGCAACAACTATTACAGGCCATCGTTTAACTGTCTATCGATCGTTGAACCTAGGTTCACTGTTCGGTGGATGTACGAACTACGTAACTACAAGAATTAGTTGAACTTCATTGACTTAGATTGAAGGTAATTACTTGGTAATACCAGTATTTTCATTGTTTACTAACACATCGCCCATCTACATAAATTGGAGTAAATTTACTTAGGACCTGTTTCATAACTTTCCGATAAACTATTGCTTAGATATGTCAAATaataggctatggtgacgtgagaTCAAAAAAAATAGGACTACCTTAGGGCTActtagcgtcaaatgtactaaacTACTAACATTTGCCTaccatattttatataaaaatatagtgttttacctacacttcaaggaaattttaagtacatatcaaaagttgcggaccggcaggaatcgaactcgcGTCTCCTGCGATCGCGCCCGATGCTCTGATCACTAAGTACGGTCGGGTGCGATCTcagagacgcgggttcgattcctgctggtccgcaatttttgatatgtaggtatttaaaataattcagaATTTGCCTGCCagctgccagtgacgtcgacccctcgacgttttgttagaagttcccaaACTGTCGTCTATTGTGGGTGTGTTACTAAATAACAGTAGCACTTCTGATAGTAGGTAACAACTGTACGTGTTCCGTGTTTTAAGTGCGTCAAAACATCAGTCACGGAAACGATTGCGAAAAATAATTGCAAATCATTgcaaaaaatattcgaaaagaAACAATTTCTAATCTAGGTAACTATCCAAATATTATGTCAAGAAGTAAGGTCTAAATCTAAAGGCCTAAAGGTTTAGTTATCGCATTGATGTCGAATCAATTTGTTGTgttaccttcatcatcatcatgatcaacgcatcgcTAGCTCAGTACAGAGCATGGGTCATCCCACAGAATGAGATTTGAGAAAggcgtttggccatagtctaccacgctggccaagtgcagattggtagcgTTCATACACCttagaaaacattatggagaactctcaggtgtgcaggtttcttcacgacgttttcctttaaccgttaaagcaaatggtatttaattccttaaaacgcacataaccccgaaaaattagaggtcgAGGTCGGTTA is a genomic window of Maniola hyperantus chromosome 12, iAphHyp1.2, whole genome shotgun sequence containing:
- the LOC117987264 gene encoding tetra-peptide repeat homeobox protein 1-like, coding for MRLLRTSFILAVAISLATAEDKAEKDTKAESTPVEENKKQDKRGLSEYYGDHGGLGDGGYGSSGGGDFGGYEGGGGDSYGHEHHEKTITVIKKVPVPYPVEKHIPYPVTKHVPYPVKVHVPQPYPVVKTVHFPVKETIKVPEYIPQPYPVTKHVPYPVKVHVDRPYPVKVYEKVPYPVEKHVHVPVEVHVPHPYPVEKEVPFPVKVPVKVHVPYPVEKTIHYPVKVPVDHPRPVHIAKPVPVPVEKPVPYPVEKPVPYPVKVHVDNPVPVHVEKPVPYPVKVPVPAPYPVEKVIPYPVEKKVPIPVHIPVDRPYPVHIEKHIPYKVEKHVPYPVKIPVPIIHEDKHEYHGSEGLEGGYGGGSYGGGSYGGSSYGGSSYGGGFEGGYGGGHFDGSEDGGDYHH